The following are from one region of the Mustela lutreola isolate mMusLut2 chromosome 9, mMusLut2.pri, whole genome shotgun sequence genome:
- the POLE4 gene encoding DNA polymerase epsilon subunit 4 isoform X1: MAAAAAGSGTPREEEGPSGEAAAPQPQAPTSAPGARLSRLPLARVKALVKADPDVTLAGQEAIFILARAAVRRERRGHTGLPSGVEARGGASRTVCGDHCKRCLLLCSTRKKENPPEERFG; this comes from the exons atggcggcggcggcggctgggaGCGGGACGCCccgggaggaggaggggcccagCGGGGAGGCGGCTGCTCCGCAGCCCCAAGCTCCGACGAGCGCGCCCGGGGCTCGTCTCTCGAGGCTGCCTTTAGCGCGAGTGAAGGCTTTGGTGAAGGCCGACCCCGACGTAACCCTCGCGGGACAGGAAGCCATCTTCATTCTGGCACGAGCCGCGGTGCGGCGGGAGCGTCGGGGCCACACGGGGTTGCCGAGCGGAGTGGAGGCCAGGGGCGGGGCCTCGA GAACTGTTTGTGGAGACCATTGCAAAAGATGCCTACTGCTGTgctcaacaaggaaaaaggaaaaccctCCAGAGGAGAGATTTGG ATAA
- the POLE4 gene encoding DNA polymerase epsilon subunit 4 isoform X2: MAAAAAGSGTPREEEGPSGEAAAPQPQAPTSAPGARLSRLPLARVKALVKADPDVTLAGQEAIFILARAAELFVETIAKDAYCCAQQGKRKTLQRRDLDNAIEAVDEFAFLEGTLD; the protein is encoded by the exons atggcggcggcggcggctgggaGCGGGACGCCccgggaggaggaggggcccagCGGGGAGGCGGCTGCTCCGCAGCCCCAAGCTCCGACGAGCGCGCCCGGGGCTCGTCTCTCGAGGCTGCCTTTAGCGCGAGTGAAGGCTTTGGTGAAGGCCGACCCCGACGTAACCCTCGCGGGACAGGAAGCCATCTTCATTCTGGCACGAGCCGCG GAACTGTTTGTGGAGACCATTGCAAAAGATGCCTACTGCTGTgctcaacaaggaaaaaggaaaaccctCCAGAGGAGAGATTTGG ATAATGCAATAGAGGCTGTGGATGAATTTGCTTTTCTGGAAG